A single window of Nicotiana tomentosiformis chromosome 1, ASM39032v3, whole genome shotgun sequence DNA harbors:
- the LOC104113039 gene encoding syntaxin-112-like, with protein MNDLMTKSFLSYVDLKKQAMLDLEAGPDIEMGQLDPADERNLSKFFEEVAAIKSDMEEINKLLFNLQDLNVKTKSAPSAKILQGLRDQINSDIITVLRKAKIIKTRLELLDKSNLENRGAYKEGSPVDRTRISVTNGLRIRLRDMMNDFQYLRENIVAEHKEGLRRQYCSANGEEPSEEVIEKMMQERVFEGKVEKEERDEAVKEIQKSLIELHQVFLDMAVMVETQGDQMNNIEQNVVNAGGYVNDGMKELDRAKRMKRRTTWACWIGAVVLVFLLLCLIAILF; from the coding sequence ATGAACGATCTCATGACGAAATCGTTCTTAAGTTACGTTGATTTGAAGAAGCAAGCAATGTTAGACCTTGAAGCAGGACCTGACATTGAAATGGGTCAACTCGACCCGGCTGATGAAAGAAACCTCTCAAAATTCTTTGAAGAAGTTGCTGCTATTAAGTCTGATATGGAGGAGATTAACAAGCTTCTTTTCAATCTTCAAGACCTTAATGTAAAAACCAAGTCGGCCCCGAGTGCTAAAATTCTTCAAGGCCTTAGAGATCAGATTAACTCTGACATTATCACTGTTCTTAGGAAGGCGAAAATCATCAAAACAAGACTTGAATTGCTTGATAAATCCAATCTTGAAAATCGTGGGGCGTATAAAGAAGGAAGCCCGGTTGATAGAACGAGGATTTCAGTGACTAATGGTTTGAGAATTAGACTGAGGGATATGATGAATGATTTTCAATACCTAAGGGAAAACATTGTAGCGGAACATAAAGAAGGTTTAAGGAGACAGTACTGTAGTGCTAACGGGGAGGAACCGAGTGAGGAAGTGATCGAAAAAATGATGCAAGAAAGGGTTTTTGAGGGGAAAGTAGAAAAGGAGGAAAGGGATGAAGCTGTAAAGGAGATACAAAAGAGTTTGATTGAGTTGCACCAAGTGTTTCTTGATATGGCTGTTATGGTTGAGACACAAGGTGATCAAATGAATAATATTGAGCAAAATGTGGTTAATGCTGGTGGATATGTGAATGATGGGATGAAGGAGCTAGATCGTGCTAAACGAATGAAGAGGAGGACGACTTGGGCTTGTTGGATTGGCGCAGTGGTGCTGGTTTTCTTGTTGCTATGCCTTATTGCAATTCTATTTTGA
- the LOC104113040 gene encoding putative pectinesterase 11 codes for MDAASLIIKFHVIFLILLLVCSNSNSTLTMAANDSSSGGPTNFSTAILIRVDQSGQGDFKKIQDAIDAVPSNNSELFFIWVKPGTYREKIVVPGDKPFITLSGTEASNTIITWSDGGDITDSPTLTVLASDFVARYLTIQNSFGTSGKAVALKVKGDRVAFYGCRIQSYQDTLLDDAGRHYYSNCYIEGAVDFIFGNAASLYERCHIHSVAAGAITAQGRESPLENTGFTFLGCKITGTGGSTALGRPWGSYSRVVFVYTFMSSIIQPEGWNDWGDSSKQSTAYYGEYKCYGAGANRSKRVGWSRSLSNEEAAPFLTKNMIGGRSWLRPAPTHFKRRSTIVTPTGGN; via the exons ATGGATGCTGCTTCATTGATAATCAAATTTCATGTTATATTTCTCATACTCCTACTAGTTTGTTCTAATAGTAATTCAACTTTAACCATGGCTGCCAATGACTCTAGTTCAGGAGGACCTACGAATTTTTCTACGGCCATTCTTATTAGAGTAGACCAATCTGGTCAAGGAGATTTCAAGAAAATCCAAGACGCTATTGATGCTGTTCCATCGAATAATTCAGAATTATTCTTCATTTGGGTTAAGCCAGGGACTTATAG AGAGAAGATTGTGGTTCCTGGTGATAAGCCATTCATAACGTTGAGTGGAACTGAGGCATCTAACACCATAATTACATGGAGTGACGGTGGAGATATTACTGATTCTCCTACACTAACTGTATTAGCTTCCGATTTTGTTGCAAGATATCTAACAATTCAG AATTCATTCGGAACAAGTGGAAAAGCTGTAGCACTAAAAGTTAAAGGAGATAGAGTAGCATTCTATGGTTGTAGAATTCAATCGTACCAGGACACTTTGTTAGATGATGCTGGGAGGCATTATTATAGCAACTGCTATATTGAAGGGGCCGTTGATTTCATTTTTGGAAATGCAGCCTCTCTCTATGAA AGATGCCATATTCATTCAGTTGCAGCAGGAGCAATCACTGCTCAAGGAAGAGAGTCCCCTTTAGAAAATACAGGATTTACTTTTTTGGGTTGCAAGATAACAGGGACAGGAGGGAGCACTGCATTAGGAAGGCCATGGGGTTCATATTCAAGGGTGGTATTTGTCTACACATTTATGTCCTCTATCATACAGCCTGAGGGATGGAATGACTGGGGAGATTCTAGCAAGCAAAG CACTGCATATTATGGTGAATACAAGTGTTATGGAGCAGGGGCTAATAGATCAAAGAGGGTGGGTTGGTCACGTAGCCTATCGAATGAGGAAGCTGCACCATTTCTGACCAAGAATATGATCGGAGGGCGAAGTTGGTTAAGGCCTGCACCTACCCATTTCAAGAGACGTTCAACTATTGTCACTCCCACTGGAGGAAACTAA